Proteins encoded within one genomic window of Polaribacter sp. NJDZ03:
- a CDS encoding GntR family transcriptional regulator has product MVEIKKKIGIPKYKQIINAIENAIENGLLKKGDQVPSINTIKNNNKLSRDTVLMAFNELKHRGIIESIVGKGYYVLSEDINVHQKIFLLFDELNSFKEDLYNSFLENLNDTIQVDIFFHHFNKTIFKKLIKDNAGGYNYYVIMPANLENTGKSIQLLPDDKVYILDQVPEDLMAYPSIYQNFEKVIYENLNKASELILKYHKINLIFSEEKQPKGLLKGFIRFCKQNLIPFEILSNVKEEPLIKGELYVLLDDKSLLRIIKKMKSQNMTLVNDIGVISYNDTLLKEIVEGGITTITTDFNEMGKRLAKMILNKEQGKIENLNKLIIRNSI; this is encoded by the coding sequence ATGGTAGAAATTAAAAAAAAAATAGGGATCCCAAAATACAAGCAAATCATTAATGCTATAGAAAATGCTATAGAAAATGGTTTATTAAAAAAAGGAGATCAAGTGCCTTCTATTAATACCATTAAAAATAACAATAAGCTTTCTAGAGATACCGTTTTAATGGCCTTTAATGAATTAAAGCATAGAGGCATCATAGAATCTATTGTAGGTAAAGGTTATTATGTTTTAAGTGAAGACATTAATGTGCATCAAAAAATATTTTTACTTTTTGATGAGTTAAATTCATTTAAAGAAGACCTGTATAATTCTTTTTTAGAAAATTTAAACGATACAATTCAGGTAGATATTTTCTTTCATCATTTTAATAAAACTATTTTTAAAAAACTAATAAAAGACAATGCCGGTGGTTATAATTATTATGTAATTATGCCTGCTAATTTAGAAAACACTGGCAAGAGCATTCAATTATTACCAGATGATAAAGTTTATATTTTAGATCAAGTGCCTGAAGATTTGATGGCCTACCCATCTATCTATCAAAATTTTGAAAAAGTTATCTATGAAAACCTAAATAAAGCTTCAGAGTTAATTTTAAAATACCACAAAATTAATCTTATCTTTTCTGAAGAAAAACAACCTAAAGGCTTACTTAAAGGGTTTATTCGATTCTGCAAACAAAACCTAATACCTTTCGAAATTTTAAGCAACGTAAAAGAAGAACCTCTTATAAAAGGAGAACTCTACGTTTTACTTGATGATAAAAGCTTGCTAAGAATTATAAAGAAAATGAAGAGTCAGAATATGACTTTAGTCAATGATATTGGCGTAATTTCTTATAATGACACACTATTAAAAGAAATTGTTGAAGGAGGCATTACAACCATTACTACAGATTTTAATGAAATGGGGAAAAGATTAGCTAAAATGATTTTGAACAAGGAACAGGGTAAAATAGAAAATCTGAATAAATTAATTATTCGAAACTCAATATAA
- a CDS encoding aldose 1-epimerase, with protein MYTINHNTESTILEVKNAKNTVFGKIYLNEGASLQELTLGGNAIIQDLTPLTYDSTFASSILFPFANRIKDGKYSFNNEDYQLEKNQQEEQNALHGFVYNKTFKVIAKEASTDSAKIILEYNENIRNDGFPYTYSILVTYTFTNNGVDLSVTVRNTDAKTFPFTLGWHPYFISDNLAESSLYFDCNEKIIIGDRNITTGSEAKNSMINLDIEKKKLDDCWRLNSDKVQFNTPKYQLNFQSTGTDNFLQTYTPPRLNTIAIEPTTGVSNSFNNKIGLQTLNPNEKYSIIWKINIINN; from the coding sequence TTGTATACTATAAACCATAATACAGAAAGTACTATTTTAGAAGTAAAAAATGCTAAAAACACGGTTTTTGGTAAGATTTACCTAAATGAAGGAGCTAGCTTGCAAGAATTAACTTTAGGCGGAAATGCCATTATTCAAGATTTAACACCTTTAACATACGACTCTACGTTTGCATCATCTATTTTATTTCCGTTTGCAAATAGAATTAAAGATGGTAAGTATTCTTTTAATAATGAAGATTATCAATTAGAAAAAAATCAGCAAGAAGAACAAAATGCACTACATGGTTTTGTTTATAATAAAACATTTAAAGTAATTGCAAAAGAAGCATCTACAGATAGTGCAAAAATAATTTTAGAGTATAATGAAAACATTAGAAATGATGGTTTTCCGTACACATACTCCATTCTAGTCACTTATACTTTTACAAATAATGGGGTAGATTTATCTGTTACTGTAAGAAATACCGATGCTAAAACTTTTCCGTTTACTTTAGGTTGGCACCCGTATTTTATCAGTGATAATTTAGCGGAAAGTTCATTATATTTTGATTGTAATGAAAAAATAATTATTGGAGATCGTAATATTACTACTGGTTCTGAAGCTAAAAATTCTATGATAAATTTAGATATCGAGAAAAAAAAATTAGATGATTGTTGGCGTTTAAATTCTGATAAAGTTCAATTTAACACTCCTAAATACCAATTAAATTTTCAATCAACAGGTACTGATAATTTTTTACAAACATATACTCCTCCTAGATTAAACACCATTGCCATTGAGCCTACTACAGGTGTTTCTAATAGTTTTAATAATAAAATTGGATTACAAACATTAAACCCAAATGAAAAATATTCTATTATTTGGAAAATAAACATAATTAACAATTAA